ccgtaacagtgtcgggttcgcacgtaaaatggccctaacaatatcatttgtagagcgtgggtttgaaaggctagaccttgatcgataggcgatgggtttttcatggcgttcatacaaggttaaacgatcgtcacccctagagtacttctcctggaggtgggctgggaggctctcgtttttggccatttttcccagcccccctgttggtgcaccttcctttttattatatagtccgtcttggtcgatcctgaccctccacttgtaggtcaggcaggagcttatttctgtatccatcctaTCAACCGTCccatctaactttctattagttgcgtGGATCGaggtttacaccgtccaaacgtcttttctcattaatcagctctgggtgtcggcaggtgcatttactgaagaggggacgcattttccttggtccaatttcacaccccgcttccctatgggccccattccgttcacatccccttggggggggctgtttggggattgcctacaccatggtGTTGATCTTTCCATCgaagctctggaatgccgaggacagggtaagttctctgccgttccccttgctacctcggccactgaccattcgtcttcggcaagaaacctcctcggcacaggccctgggcccagatagagtttgggccggattgcaaacctctcggacccacaggTATTATGTTTCTTTCATTTCCCACCACAGAGTCTTGTCCCTCAATTTTAtaactttaattaaattttggtttggatctgtacttagatttttttaaaataggaatttgagtttatatcaaaacataaTCTATATagttatgaatttgaatatgcctaccaattatttaagtaataaattattgtaaagtctattttttattcctttagtttcattttaatttttggttaagataattttataattttgtgatgagttttgattacCATGATAATCTCCTTATTCTTTAAGAGATGGGAAACTTGAATGATAAATTTGAgacttataaagtttagttgtatattaaaaaagttataacacacaataataaaagttagaagaatatgattcatcttaaaaaaatattaatcaaacacacaaaaaataatagaattatataattgcagagataaaaaaataaataaaaaaatttgtaaatttttttatttaaaaaatagacaaaataattgttattttttatatattataccaCATTAcctaatatatttatatattcaactaatTGCAGAAAaagttgattctcaaaaaaaaaaaaaaaaatgccaataaAAGTTGTGTTACACAAAATAATACCCCAGAAGAACTCTACTAGGaattaggaaataaaaaagatcataacaatattttaaattttaaattaggtCTTCCTTAACAGTTATAGTCAACGTGAACTGTGAAGAAATTAAAGAACCAAGCCCCTCCACAATAGCAGAAAGTAGAGCAGCAGGCTAGCAGCCATACTTTGGAAATGGAAATTTGCTGTAAAAGAGTACGTAGGTAGATGGTGAAATGAACAAGGAGAAACCAGATGGCAAAGAGTGTAGCTGCTCAAAGTGCATGCAATAATGAAGTTGAGGGCCCACGTTCTTATATCTCGAAAACAAGGCCAGCTCTGCTCTGGTCAATCAACGAATAAGTCCACATTCTACATCACCAGTTCATACTGGAATCCACTCTATAATCTAAAAACCAGAGCCAGCTCAATTAGAATCCACCCTATAATCCAAAAAGCAGGGCCAGCTGTTATCAACGAAGGATGAGTCTGACGTGAGCTTAtttctttttgcttattttagttattttgggTTGTGTTTACCggtaataacttttaattttttttttttttttgccttttttatacctttatttgatttttttcaactttattaATACTGATTAgtaacatttttctttatttttttagctttttatttttactatttatgagttatattgtaatttttttgatattattcatacattttattgtattattcaactaatttttaattttttttaataaaaaattttcaatttcaattaaataaattgttttcaaattggCTCTAAGTCTAAACCATACGTCATCAGTTTACACTGATCTATTTACAAAGTGAATTTCTTCACTAATTTACAAAGTaatgaactttttaaagttcTTGTACTAGTCAAGTGTCATGGTgaagggaaaaaggaaaaggtttCTTCTCCGAAGACAAactcttcttattttttgtatgtcTCTCTatttaatgtaaattttaaaattttaactattggattgtactttttttttaaatgattttaatacacaaatttttttcaaattatatattatttatcatttaatcaataaacttattttttatgcaaaattttgatttacaaaaatttaaactttaaaatttaaacatttgactaatgatataactattgattttatatttttataaaattttgcaaatatagaagatataataagaacatataatccaattgttagattttcaaaattcatatataagaaaaagataaagagaaagtTTGAAGGATTTTTCactaattgtgaaaatttatatgattttaaattaattatttactatttatttttctcagaATTATAAGTTAATTATATTTACATACGCTACGTTATATATTGCCATACACACTCTATCTCACAACATGATTTCAATTATAAAGTTGAATTGATTTTAGTTATAATCGTTGTTAGTGATAATacactaaaatataataaaatcacacaaaattaaaaattagagcaaaacaaaaattggagatatataatatagaaaaaaaatacacacacaaaaaaaaaaattggattgaGGTGCAACCAAGGATGAAGCCAGGACTTAGAGTTAGCTACTAATTGCATGCGGCAACTTCGATCTCCAACTCTGTTGCTTAACCActgagatttatttattttaattaattaattgatattttttgttgcaTGCATTTGTTGTTGGGTAaggataaaattattttgttaaaatttttttaaagggccGGTTGTTTGCTTTGGGTAAAATATGTTAATTGAACTAAATGTTTTTTagctttactattggtaatttttgttgttgagctaatttttttgagcttgtatattttgatttaaattatagtctataaatttttttatgatctttaaaaagaggaaaattctagagttatattttttttttttttttttacaaattattgatgtggtaagtggttattggtaaataaaaaaaaataatgtaagtcGTGGGTTCAGATcgaaaccaataagaatttgttagctcagcaatttgtaaaaatattttagggaAGTTTGTGGTTATAACATTCTCTTAAAAGAAGTAACGATATTGCTAAAGGGGGACAAAGTGtacttttatttaataaaattgctGAAATTAGTACCTATGTACAtggtaatatattttttataaaaaaattgggggggggggggagggagtCCATGACTCACTCCATTCCTAGGTGTGACACTTACTCTCTTTAAGAAAATTCAAGCCCTTGATTGACACATGACAAAACTGTTTTTCGGTGCACAAATTTCATCACccaaattaatctaattaattaggtctATTAATCTAATTTAGTGGGAGTTTTAATATTAATGTTGGACATAATGCATAAATAGCCCATTAACTCACCAATGgtagattatttattttgatttggcACCACCTCCATGTAGTTGGCCTAATTTTTACTCCAATAAATTTTAGCCCATTAATTACTGCACTTATAAATAATTAAGGAATCTCTCTCCTTATCACTATGAGATTTTACATTTGGCTAGCTTATTATCTTTACAATAAATTTGCCaacttttaatatttattttagggaAGTTTGTGGTTATAACATTCTCTTAAAAGAAGTAACGATATTGCTAAAGGGGGACAAAGTGTacttttatgtaataaaattgcTGAAATTAGTACCTATGTACAtggtaatatattttttataaaaaaattgggggtggggggggggagGGAGTCCATGACTCGCTCCATTCCTAGGTGTGACACTTACTCTCTTTAAGAAAATTCAAGCCCTTGATTGACACATGACAAAACTGTTTTTCGGTGCACAAATTTCATCACccaaattaatctaattaattaggtctATTAATCTAATTTAGTGGGAGTTTTAATATTAATGTTGGACATAATGCATAAATAGCCCATTAACTCACCAATGgtagattatttattttgatttggcACTACCTCCATGTAGTTGGCCTAATTTTTACTCCAATAAATTTTAGCCCATTAATTACTGCACTTATAAATAATTAAGGAATCTCTCTCCTTATCACTATGAGATTTTACATTTGGCTAGcttattatttttacaataaatttgccaacttttaattaaaatattaaaagtttgaCAAAAACATTTTTGGTTTCAGCAAAGCTGTTGAGATTTTGCAATGTGAAAAGCTTCACCGCAAAGCAATGATTGGCGGTATGGTTCTTAGAAAGTTCAAAGAGTTATTTTTCCATGATATTGTTGCAGTGTATAAAGCTAAAGTATGGTACCTAGAAGGTTCAAAAAGTATCTAGACACAGTCCACACAGAGAGCAAGACTGCACTTAAGTCTCATCTTCCTTACAAATACTAGGTTTCTCAGAGGTTTCTTGGAGGAAGGCAGTGACAGTTTCTTTTtggtgaaaattatttttgagaatgtttttattttgttggaattAGAGACAATTGTaatgaaaagtaaaaactaTAATACTCAAATTTGATACTTAGATTCGTGCTATACAATTTACAGACTCCAAAGACTTCTATACTAATTTCTCTAATTCCATTCCAATACAATAAAGCTATTAAGAAAGGACTACATGTATGGTTCAAAAACATACACCTCAAAAGCAAACTTAATATATCACTTTAGTAGTTTAGTTTACTCTCAGGAGTGgtatggaaaaaaatatattatcacaacttattttacaacttttgtGTTACAAGATGTAGCCAAGTGTGATTAGTagagaaatataataaagttgtggtaaaaagttgtaaaataataaagttgtCTTCatctattctttatttttttaattgataatattttactagatattttgattcaatttatttttatgcatttcaataattgttgtctaattttatCCATCTTTTAacctattaataatattcttttatCTTAATCATTATAATTAATGTgttataatttaaattgaaaaccTAGGTCGATACGcaaattaaaaactatatatGTATTATAAATTAATCCACttaattgtattatatatatgtatcacaaaaaaaaaaaaaaaacacgtatTATATATTGAATTGTGTTTATGATACTACTATATATTTTAGAtaattatacatataaataattaaggAGTCTCTCTCCTTATCAATGTAAGATTCTACATTTGGCTAACTTATTGTCTCTACAATAAATTTgccaatttttaattaaaatattaaaagtttgaCGAAGACATTTTTGGTTTCAGCAAAGCTTTTGAGATTTTGCAAGtgaaaagcttttttttttttttgactgtgAAGATAGAAACAAGTGAAAAGCTTGACCGCAAAGCTTTTGAGTTATTTTTCCATGATATTGTTGCAATGTAAAAAGCTAAAGTATGGTACTAGAAGGTTCATAAAGTATTTGGACACAGTTCACACAGAGAACAAGACTGCGCTCTCATCTTCCTTATAGATACTTAGAGGTTTCTTGGGGGTTTCTTGGAGAAAGGCAGTTGCAATTTCTTTTtggtgaaaattatttttgaggattttttaatttggttgaAATTAGAGCACTGACAGTTATGATCATAAGTAATAACTATAGTACTCAAATTTGATTTGTTTACTTTGTTATAAGAATCAAGCGTAACACAaagctcaatttttattttcaaacttgatttaaaaaaaaaaaaattttgttgaaacttgaaattaaaCTTGTTCAAGAGCTTTGTTATGTCCATTAAAGTTTATTAACATAACATAACTTTTACTTATAGTTACTGCATAGCAGCAGTATAATAGTCaccgtaatttttatttaaaattttctctttaaatttaaatcaaaccttatctatctatatatatagcatAGCATATAATGTTGTTATGCTTCTGTTGCACTACTTCATTCACTGtgtcatattttatttttttatttatgttttctttccattttttattttaaattaaaaaaattaaatatataatatttcacttaatttcaaataaataaagttgCCCTTGCAAAGTGTTATAGAAGAAACTTTACAACTGACAATGcatcaaaagaaaatgaaatacaaaacacatgccAATTTAGAAATGCTTaacaaaatacacaaaaaaaaaaaaaaatcaaagttaatataaacaaactaatagATAATGATGTAACAATTGGACTCATAAAAGTGTCCTCGTAAAGGAAATGTGACAATgcaccaaaagaaaaatagaatataaaataCTCGCTAATATAGaaacatttaattaaaaaaaaaattaattaggaGATCAAACCAAACGtaacatattttaaattttgttgtccGTGGGTTGATGAGaagtttcctcttttttttttttttttagaaaatgaaaaagaagtcATCAGTGTGAACAGGTCATGAACCGCGTGGACTACATTGACCATATGAGCAGCTTCTATTTGGTTTCTCCTTTCATCATCCTTTTAACTCTTTCAGTCTCTTGTTTTATCCATCAAACTTCAATATCCAattcttctcccaaaaaaaaaaaaaaaaaaaatcaatttccaattatggATTGGGCGGATTGGGTTCAACAAGTTTCAGAAATTAAGACACAGCTTTTTTCAATGATTACTTCAGAGTTCAAGTTGATTGCAAATGTTAAGGAAGAGGTCCCAAAGCTTGAAAGCAAATTCCGTACCAATCAGGCAGTGCTCAACGATGCAGAGAGAAGGCGAGTGAAGGAGGAAGCTGTGAAGCTTTGGTTAGATAAGCTCAAAGAGGTATCCGACCAGATGAAGAACGTGTTGGATGAGTGGAAGACGGCCACCAAGATCGTAGAAGATAATGAGAAAAAAGAAGCTGCAACAGGTACTGCTAAGAGGAGGAAGGTATGGCCCCTTTTCAACTTTGATTTTTCAGTTACTAGTCTTCTTCAGCATCGTGATATTGCTCATAAGATAAAAGAACTGAACGAAAAATTAGATGAGATTAACAAAGAGAGGGAGATGTACGGGTTTGAATTGACAAGGAGCATTGAAGAAGTTGAACGACCAAAATCTACTTCCTTTGTTGATGTGTCTGAAATTCCGGGTCGTGGTGAGGTTAAGGATGAATTAGTGAGCATCCTATTGGGCAGgggtagtgaagaagaaagaaacccCCACATCATCTCTTTAGTGGGCCCGGGTGGTATTGGAAAAACGGCTCTTGCCCAAGTAGCCTACAATGATCGCGAGGTGCAAGctcattttcaaataaaaatatgggtttgtgtttctgaTCCTTTTGATCAATGCAAGCTTGCCAAAGCAATCCTTGAATCTATTGATCGGCAAACACCTAACATGACTACATTGCAAGGTCTATTGGATGGAATTTGTGacaaaattaagggaaaaaagttttttcttgttttagatGATGTGTGGACAGAAGACTTCACAATGTGGGAGCCGTTCAGAATTGCACTCAAATATGGTGTGCAAGGCAGTAGAATTCTAATCACCACACGCAAACGTAAAGTTGCAGAGATGATGAGAAGTGCACGCAGGATTGATTTGGGTGTATTGCCTGATGATCAAGTTGAAGAACCTTCACATGTGTCTTGAAATACATTGCTAGGGAAGCTTGGTAAATGTATATGGGGCTGAGACCGCACAACTCAAGAAgaatatgaacaaaaatgtcactaaagaaacTCTTATTGTTAAGTGAGAAAAATGGTTTTGTATCAAGATGCATTCCTATTGAATAATAATGATACAATTATGCCTTAATTTGTTTAAAGTATacatttatatttgtggagagaagaaaatgaggatgTGTGGGCATTCTGAATGGTACGATGGTGCCGAGATTATTAGATTATTCAAGTCCCATAAATTTGTAAAACAACAAAGTTTTAGTTCCTAAGAATGGTTCCTAGTAGAGATGAAAGACTTTGACTACAAATAGACGATAATACAATTACGTCTCTTGCCACACATATATAAGACATTAGAAAAGATTGACAATAATTACCCATCTTGTATTTGGGACTAGTGATTAAGATCTGGGAAGTAAATGTTGTGTTTTTTATCGACCAAGGGCAAgagtgaatttttatttttataaaaaaactactttttttattgGCTATAGATGTTAGAAGTTCTAATCTAGTTTATTTTTTCTACGTATTCATATGATGTTAGTGCATTTACCTTGTAGTGTTGGGGAGGTtgagttatttaaaaaattcttgatGAGATTTATAGCACTAATGAATGGGGTGTCAAAATTAGAAGAGCACCCTTTACAaatttcatctatatatatatatatatatatatatatatatatataagtgtggAAGTGGGCTTAGTTTCTATGGAAGTGAGGTGATTTTCTAAATATACATCTCACCCCTAGTATTTGTCAATAAAAACAAACCCTAAGTGCTTATAGAAAATGCTGGTGCCACAAAACTAGGTAAaaggtcatgcattgcacatctATTAGGGTAAATAAAAGGAAACTTTAAAGTTGTGCTCTATGCTTAAAGCGTCAAACCTCTAATAAGTATGCACATgtaaaaatgattgaaaatgaCATTTagaagatgtgggagttatacaGTGTAAATTtttaggtgatagtccccattaaGCCGTTATGATGTTGGGTAAGAGTGACATTGTTTAGATTTTCTATGTCATCTCGCAGCTTTTCACACactttacatatattttttgctacaattggtacattgtagcaaaaaattgtttttactcaaaaaataataacttgCTCATTTTGAGACAATCCATTACGAAATCAAACAAAATGCAaccatatataaagaaaatgcaaCATAATCTTTATAAATGGTTGAGAGTACCTATTCTAAAATTGCTTTTAGATATAATATAGATTATCTGCTTTTAAAGAAGCAACATATTTGATATGACTTTTGAGATTCAATTGTTTGATAGTGTTCAAATAACATATTCAATAATTTGAAAGGGTCCAAATCAAACTCTTACAACATTCAATAGTTTGATAGGCTTCAAATAGAAGACTTGAGGGACTCAAACACAAGATGAAAACTAGAAAGTGTAAACAAACTTTGAATGAACTAagtctttgtttttgttatggtATTAAGTGATAAATGGGACTCACACGtgttttgagagaaaattctCATAAAACAGTCTCATAAGATACTTTTCCAAAATATAGAGCACTAATGCACACACCCTAAATCAATACATATTCAATAGTCAATACATGAAAATGAAATCTTGAGAACCTGCAATAAATTG
This genomic stretch from Quercus lobata isolate SW786 chromosome 3, ValleyOak3.0 Primary Assembly, whole genome shotgun sequence harbors:
- the LOC115980306 gene encoding putative disease resistance protein RGA3, which translates into the protein MDWADWVQQVSEIKTQLFSMITSEFKLIANVKEEVPKLESKFRTNQAVLNDAERRRVKEEAVKLWLDKLKEVSDQMKNVLDEWKTATKIVEDNEKKEAATGTAKRRKVWPLFNFDFSVTSLLQHRDIAHKIKELNEKLDEINKEREMYGFELTRSIEEVERPKSTSFVDVSEIPGRGEVKDELVSILLGRGSEEERNPHIISLVGPGGIGKTALAQVAYNDREVQAHFQIKIWVCVSDPFDQCKLAKAILESIDRQTPNMTTLQGLLDGICDKIKGKKFFLVLDDVWTEDFTMWEPFRIALKYGVQGSRILITTRKRKVAEMMRSARRIDLGVLPDDQVEEPSHVS